In Paramormyrops kingsleyae isolate MSU_618 chromosome 13, PKINGS_0.4, whole genome shotgun sequence, a single window of DNA contains:
- the LOC111859474 gene encoding ras association domain-containing protein 7-like yields MELKVWVDGVVRVVCGLSQETSCQDVVIALAQAIGQTGRYVLIQKLRDTERQLLADERPLELLAKLGQHSKEVQFFLRRTGPSSSEGPGPDRGPTLPKPPEPVTLRRREPKKSLTFNLGPANSPQSRVKQIKKTPRDSPEARASPPLPGPAPSPVPGPGPVPSIGTSKEEVFRLILQQQEKLQALDVQLETVEERVRECDRAPGPGPRQDKLEQLEEQARRNQAELAQEAAWEEELHAEAERERGLRRCLAELHSSLDDCGRRLNDCTAHSAQLEREIQQEAHWEESSLDTVRAELQSQQHQGVELEASLTEAEKTLGRVETLLQAKKEEIDELNKELRQCNLQQFIQQTGVPPTPPNSHTDPLEQMEQAKLQQDGYSNGESLSRPTAKHFLGHPRNLQNPAVSSLNPEVLTSRESSWR; encoded by the exons ATGGAGCTCAAGGTGTGGGTGGACGGCGTGGTGCGGGTGGTGTGCGGCCTGTCGCAGGAGACGTCCTGCCAGGATGTGGTCATCGCTCTGGCCCAGGCCATTG GTCAGACGGGCCGCTACGTTCTGATCCAGAAGCTGCGGGACACAGAGCGGCAGTTGCTGGCCGATGAGCGACCGTTGGAGCTGCTGGCCAAGCTGGGGCAGCACAGCAAGGAGGTGCAGTTCTTCCTGCGTCGCACGGGTCCGAGCAGCAGCGAGGGGCCCGGCCCGGACCGAGGTCCCACGCTGCCCAAGCCACCCGAGCCAGTGACTCTGCGGAGGCGGGAGCCCAAGAAGTCACTGACCTTCAATCTGGGTCCCGCAAATTCACCCCAGAGCAGAGTAAAACAGATTAAAAAGACACCCAGAGACTCCCCGGAGGCTAGGGCTTCCCCCCCCCTGCCCGGCCCagcccccagccctgtgcctgGCCCTGGCCCTGTCCCTTCCATTGGCACGTCCAAAGAGGAGGTGTTTCGGCTGATATTGCAACAGCAGGAAAAGCTGCAAGCTCTGGATGTGCAGCTGGAGACTGTAGAGGAGAGGGTGCGAGAATGTGATAGGGCCCCGGGGCCAGGGCCCCGGCAGGACaagctggagcagctggaggagcaggCGCGGCGCAACCAGGCGGAGCTGGCCCAAGAGGCCGCCTGGGAGGAGGAACTGCATGCGGAGGCGGAGCGGGAGCGAGGGCTGCGGCGCTGTCTGGCTGAGCTGCACTCCTCACTAGACGACTGCGGCCGCAGGCTGAACGACTGCACCGCCCACTCTGCGCAGCTGGAGCGTGAGATTCAGCAGGAGGCGCACTGGGAGGAGTCGTCGCTGGACACCGTGAGGGCGGAGCTACAGAGCCAGCAGCATCAgggggtggagctggaggcCTCGCTGACGGAGGCAGAAAAAACACTGGGGCGGGTAGAGACTCTGCTGCAG GCCAAGAAGGAGGAGATAGACGAGCTGAACAAGGAGCTCCGCCAGTGCAACCTGCAGCAGTTCATCCAGCAGACCGGagttccccccacccccccgaatTCGCACACGGACCCcctggagcagatggagcaggcCAAGCTGCAGCAGGATGGATACAGCAATGGTG AGTCACTGTCTCGCCCCACTGCCAAGCACTTCCTGGGACACCCGCGAAACCTGCAGAACCCTGCGGTGTCCAGCCTGAACCCCgagg TCCTGACATCCAGGGAGTCGTCATGGAGATAG
- the phrf1 gene encoding uncharacterized protein phrf1 isoform X1, with product MDEEDSQDELINRNASHGKGKRLGSAIMTDEEDATDEGGDNSEESENGSEEGDMDEESGDEEDGEEDYSNDSCDGEEDSGKVPEGAGGAAGGPDLSSDEDTEKCPICLNSFQQQLVATPDTCEHYFCLDCIMEWAMNASSCPVDRIIFKSIYLRKCYGGEVQKTISVPKPARAAVEEPELNPDLDQTNCEVCGQSDREDRLLLCDGCDMGYHMECLTPPLSAVPVEEWFCPACAASNSSTGGSGDEVREGAVMALVVDSSRSSSARPTRAIARTWQSERVRATVNRNRISQARGIQQVPGYLARSTWLDTAIEAVVAGLNTAEYVRDLAPRARTRRRRAAKRRRATRNKAKGPSEKSGKKRRRRVRRPRSRRKQVVRKAATSRSRLARNLGITRQGRSSSIPDVYRPAEQSLGSMRADIGAASLSVYGDPFDLDPFDEGDEPGPSQRPDAKRPGLSRSALRSHQPVARPVPTGLHRQGLGIIPETEAVAEAAPVPDLLGSILTGQSILMMDSSEIVISRDGSLKAIKPVTISSPKSRIPSGAACESGAEIRIGASASSGSSAFNSSGEGGLSSGFPARPSPPFSFPSPSTPTSPQPSSFTPQRHPALPGGSRVPLGGHADHQRCSEPSLRSQDVSGLAPCVSASMTKDSASPLVNKPPPKPVWMDISGLPRIPKIKRGTPSGTTGANSSGTGLVGIPDSGTNILTSHRVRQQTTGQGTSGSERDKGSSSGSTRQRPSEPGAASAVSGPLPSNPGPSTVSFRISSSGNPWHARRLGLTTAQGSPGGQAASEPWKKLCESKRMLLSSRGKGDEKQGKNEIYDPFEPTGSDSDSPDNASENEASPPGRSDGLQPPCSSSDSEVKTEPGMAGTDECLGDGEEGEENLDCTQRDSLPEVCKPEEVNTGPLSLSQRKERDTGDNPECRVCKEGVSGQAAMKLPQTSTHSSSASSDHSEMNVKPEPSGPDGRRSRTRSRSPLRVSAKQNRDLKQGRTARDTSSASSSPETSCRKATRRSSGERRPQYSHSRGRRGGTFSSDSMSEDEERSRRKWRRSQSRDRRRSRSGSGDRSRRRNHRRDSREQKDGRQKVSKEKRRGHSRSRSRSRSRSRSRERRKDRMMAHPTTKSKEGVGSRSKDGKCPRSRSWSREKKADVCPSNSSQSTQKSSQGTLVLSEAVPEEKEAKEIKVESYASLSREIKASTDIMKEEVADEDGGHLSMVKEEKTASFNMPAEPQEHKEIKGVGLSPDLFGRLKDPHEIKEESPISIEKVEDLRCPKSSEKPATPCLTEGANQPKKAKVEKPVEIKQESSPSHYGVACELSQDAAMMASTAGVDLQKQIKTESVWAEEFAHLSSHNITQVLLSGPSQPAVTGCHMGVAGSTLAENGSKTGLELQHTLGSVKLEALSADDIANVGRILNSLTSMKRERAADPEAGGHEMSTVFYGTSVAKQELSEVESGRQSLVQQEDLSATKTEGTFMVSLGQLPPVKQEDESLFEWGECTAVKKEGLTSVCQGKEEDTPTVKVTTDPLSMVVGSRSKQSVKRVTWNLKEADKPVAEKSGKLSQFRLLQSSREASKRAPGSNQAVTQDSSQSAEPAAPVWELAPHFPKNVTVSSVSHSAPCGSEAQPGQSQPSQGESASRKEGGAQDASRKDKYMKKLHMQERAVEEVKLAIKPFYQKRDITKEEYKEILRKAVQKVCHSKSGEINPVKVANLVKAYVDKYKHSRKHKKNGEEGKAQETVTGKATGNS from the exons ATGGATGAGGAGGACAGCCAGGATGAGCTGATCAATAGGAATGCATCCCACGGCAAAGGGAAAAGGCTTGGTTCTGCCATCATGACTGATGAAG AGGATGCCACTGACGAGGGGGGGGACAACTCGGAGGAGAGTGAGAACGGCAGTGAGGAAGGAGACATGGATGAAGAGTCAGGCGATGAGGAAGACGGCGAGGAAGATTACTCAAACGACAGCTGCG ATGGTGAGGAGGATTCTGGGAAGGTTCCAGAGGGTGCCGGCGGAGCAGCCGGTGGGCCGGACCTCAGTTCAGATGAGGACACGGAGAAATGCCCCATCTGTCTGAACTCGTTCCAGCAGCAGCTGGTAGCCACGCCTGATACCTGCGAGCATTACTTCTGCCTTGACTGCATCATGGAGTGGGCTATG AATGCGAGCTCCTGTCCAGTGGATAGGATCATTTTCAAGAGCATCTACCTGCGGAAGTGTTACGGGGGGGAAGTTCAGAAGACG ATCTCCGTACCAAAGCCTGCGAGGGCAGCTGTGGAAGAACCTGAGCTGAATCCGGACCTGGACCAGACCAACTGCGAGGTTTGCGGGCAGAGTGACCGTGAGGACCGTCTGCTTCTGTGCGACGGCTGTGACATGGG TTATCACATGGAGTGCCTCACCCCCCCACTCAGCGCGGTCCCCGTGGAGGAGTGGTTCTGCCCGGCATGTGCGGCCAGCAACTCCAGCACAG GTGGCTCTGGGGACGAGGTGAGAGAGGGTGCGGTGATGGCCCTGGTTGTCGACAGCAGCCGGTCCTCCAGTGCCCGCCCCACGCGTGCCATCGCCCGTACATGGCAGAGCGAGAGGGTCCGCGCCACCGTCAACAGGAACCGTATCTCGCAAGCACGCGGCATCCAG CAGGTACCCGGATACCTGGCCCGGTCCACATGGCTGGACACGGCCATCGAGGCGGTGGTAGCGGGGCTGAACACCGCTGAATACGTGAGAGACCTAGCACCACGTGCGAGGACCAGGAGACGCAGGGCAG CGAAGCGACGGCGAGCCACAAGAAATAAGGCGAAGGGGCCGTCAGAGAAGAGCGGCAAGAAGCGAAGGCGTCGTGTCAGGAGGCCTAGATCTAGGAGGAAACAG GTGGTGAGAAAGGCGGCGACAAGCCGCTCTCGCCTGGCCAGGAACCTAGGAATCACCCGGCAGGGGCGCAGTTCCTCCATCCCGGATGTGTACCGACCCGCCGAGCAGAGCTTGGGCAGCATGCGCGCCGACATCGGCGCCGCCTCCCTGTCTGTGTATGGAGACCCGTTTGACTTGGACCCCTTTGATGAAGG GGACGAGCCGGGGCCATCTCAGCGACCAGATGCCAAGAGGCCCGGGCTGTCCCGCTCTGCTCTCCGCTCCCACCAGCCTGTGGCACGGCCCGTACCCACCGGCCTTCACCG GCAAGGGCTTGGGATTATTCCCGAGACGGAGGCGGTGGCGGAAGCTGCCCCTGTGCCTGACCTGCTGGGCAGCATCTTGACCGGTCAGAGCATCCTGATGATGGACAGTTCGGAAATCGTCATCAGCCGGGACGGCTCGCTGAAGGCCATCAAGCCAG TCACGATTTCGTCACCAAAGAGCAGAATTCCCAGTGGAGCGGCGTGCGAGTCTGGAGCCGAGATCCGCATCGGGGCATCGGCAAGCTCAGGATCAAGTGCCTTTAACTCAAGTGGGGAGGGTGGGCTCTCCTCTGGTTTTCCTGCCAGACCATCACCACCATTCAGTTTCCCCAGCCCCTCAACACCGACGTCCCCCCAGCCGTCAAGTTTCACTCCCCAAAGGCATCCTGCCCTTCCCGGGGGGTCTCGCGTTCCCCTAGGAGGTCACGCAGACCACCAAAGATGTTCAGAACCCAGCCTCAGAAGCCAGGATGTTAGCGGCCTCGCCCCCTGCGTTTCTGCCTCTATGACTAAGGACTCTGCATCACCGCTGGTCAATAAGCCCCCACCCAAACCTGTGTGGATGGATATTTCTGGCCTGCCACGGATACCAAAGATCAAAAGGGGGACCCCTAGTGGTACCACAGGTGCAAACAGCAGCGGTACTGGCCTAGTGGGAATCCCAGACTCCGGCACTAACATCCTGACCAGCCACAGGGTCCGACAGCAGACCACAGGCCAGGGCACGTCCGGGAGTGAGCGGGATAAGGGTAGCAGTAGTGGCAGTACTAGGCAGAGGCCTAGTGAACCAGGAGCCGCGTCAGCAGTCTCTGGTCCGCTGCCCAGCAACCCCGGCCCTTCTACTGTGAGTTTCCGCATCAGCAGTAGTGGAAATCCATGGCATGCAAGGCGACTGGGCCTCACCACGGCACAGGGCTCCCCGGGCGGGCAGGCAGCCAGCGAGCCATGGAAGAAGCTCTGCGAGAGCAAGAGGATGCTGCTGTCATCACGGGGAAAGGGAGATGAAAAGCAGGGCAAGAACGAGATTTATGACCCCTTTGAGCCCACGGGCTCTGACTCGGACTCCCCTGACAATGCGTCTGAGAATGAGGCCTCCCCACCGGGGAGATCGGATGGCTTGCAGCCGCCGTGTTCCAGCTCAGACTCCGAGGTTAAAACCGAGCCTGGCATGGCAGGGACGGATGAGTGCCTGGGAGATGGGGAGGAGGGTGAGGAGAATCTGGATTGCACCCAGAGGGACAGTTTGCCAGAAGTTTGTAAGCCTGAGGAGGTGAACACTGGTCCTCTGAGTTTATCTCAACGGAAGGAGAGGGACACAGGTGACAATCCGGAGTGTCGGGTCTGCAAGGAGGGAGTATCAGGCCAGGCTGCAATGAAGTTGCCTCAGACATCCACACACTCAAGCTCAGCTTCCAGTGACCACAGCGAGATGAATGTTAAACCAGAACCATCTGGGCCAGATGGCCGGCGTTCTCGGACAAGGTCCAGGTCACCATTGAGAGTGAGTGCAAAGCAAAATCGTGACTTGAAGCAGGGGAGAACGGCTAGGGACACCAGCTCTGCCTCAAGCAGCCCTGAAACCAGCTGCAGGAAAGCAACTCGGAGGAGCAGCGGGGAGAGAAGACCACAGTACTCGCATTCACggggcaggagggggggcacaTTCTCTTCTGACAGCATGTCGGAGGATGAGGAGAGGTCCAGGAGAAAATGGAGGCGGTCACAGTCAAGAGACCGGAGGCGGTCTCGCTCTGGTAGTGGGGACCGATCCAGGAGAAGGAATCACAGACGAGACAGCCGTGAGCAAAAAGACGGCAGGCAGAAAGTATCAAAGGAGAAGCGGCGAGGTCATTCCCGGTCACGGTCAAGGTCCAGATCCCGGTCTAGGTCCAGAGAGCGAAGGAAAGACCGGATGATGGCTCATCCTACCACCAAGTCAAAAGAAGGGGTCGGGTCACGGTCAAAGGACGGCAAGTGTCCAAGATCCAGGTCATGGTCCAGAGAGAAGAAGGCTGATGTCTGTCCATCAAACAGCTCTCAGTCCACACAGAAGAGCTCTCAGGGAACTCTGGTACTTTCAGAAGCAGTGCCTGAGGAGAAGGAAGCCAAGGAGATCAAGGTGGAATCATATGCCTCTTTGAGCAGGGAAATTAAAGCATCTACGGACATTATGAAGGAAGAAGTGGCAGATGAAGATGGTGGTCATCTCAGTATGGTCAAAGAGGAAAAGACTGCTTCTTTTAAcatgccagcagaaccacaagaGCACAAAGAGATCAAAGGAGTTGGTCTCTCTCCTGACCTGTTTGGTAGATTGAAAGACCCACATGAAATTAAAGAGGAATCACCCATTTCGATAGAGAAGGTTGAAGACTTAAGATGTCCTAAAAGCTCAGAGAAACCTGCCACCCCCTGCTTGACTGAGGGTGCAAACCAGCCAAAAAAAGCAAAAGTGGAGAAGCCTGTAGAGATCAAACAGGAGTCATCTCCCTCTCATTATGGGGTGGCCTGCGAGTTGAGTCAAGATGCTGCCATGATGGCGTCCACGGCAGGTGTGGATCTGCAAAAGCAGATCAAAACTGAATCTGTCTGGGCAGAGGAGTTTGCACATTTGTCATCCCACAACATAACTCAAGTTCTCCTCTCTGGCCCTAGCCAGCCTGCAGTGACAGGCTGTCACATGGGGGTAGCAGGTAGCACTTTAGCTGAAAATGGCTCTAAAACAGGCCTAGAGTTGCAGCACACATTGGGTTCAGTCAAACTAGAGGCATTGTCAGCAGATGACATCGCCAATGTAGGTCGTATCCTGAACAGTCTGACTTCTATGAAGCGTGAGAGAGCAGCAGATCCAGAGGCTGGGGGTCACGAGATGAGCACCGTGTTTTATGGCACGTCTGTGGCCAAACAAGAATTGTCTGAGGTTGAATCAGGTAGACAGTCTTTAGTTCAGCAGGAGGACCTGTCAGCGACCAAGACAGAAGGGACATTTATGGTCAGCCTGGGGCAGCTTCCTCCAGTCAAGCAGGAAGATGAGTCCTTATTTGAATGGGGGGAGTGTACTGCAGTGAAAAAGGAAGGACTGACGTCCGTCTGTCAGGGCAAGGAGGAGGACACGCCCACTGTCAAAGTCACGACAGACCCCCTTTCTATGGTGGTTGGCAGCAGGTCCAAACAATCAGTGAAGAGGGTGACGTGGAACCTTAAGGAGGCTGATAAGCCCGTCGCTGAGAAATCTGGAA AACTTTCTCAGTTTAGACTGCTGCAAAGCAGCCGAGAAGCAT